A portion of the Lolium rigidum isolate FL_2022 chromosome 1, APGP_CSIRO_Lrig_0.1, whole genome shotgun sequence genome contains these proteins:
- the LOC124675753 gene encoding obtusifoliol 14-alpha demethylase-like, whose protein sequence is MELQVSAVWFSIALFLITAVLTKIASRRTTNDHLCTLPPPPEVTVLGILPSLLTKGPEATMHYLYNKLGSAFTVSFLWKRTTFLVGQEASTVFFQGSESEVTQGNTNEFTVPMFGSEMGFAVDYATRMEQTRFFVESLRPAQLRSYVDPMLEEVESFFAKWKEEGVVDLKYEFEELLMLISSRCLVGKEVREKMFGQFCTLYHQIEEGVNFVSFMFPYMPTPVNRRRDRAQMKLTGILADVVRSRKSFNRVEEDVLQRFIDSTYKDGHGTNEREVSQMILGLIFAGKHTSAMTTTWTAACLLSHAKSFNAALEEQKEIISKHSEKIDYSVISEMGILHSCIKEAARLHPALPTLVRQVKKDITVRTKEGMEYGVSRGHTLVNLVMVNGKLPHIYKDPEVYDPNRFRPGREEDKVGGKFSYTSFGGGRHACGGEAYAYMQIKIIFSYLLRNFEMELISPFPKPDWTKFLPEPKGKVMVSYKRRRLPTN, encoded by the exons ATGGAGCTGCAAGTTAGCGCCGTCTGGTTCTCCATAGCACTTTTTCTAATCACTGCAGTTCTTACAAAGATTGCAAGTAGGAGAACTACCAATGATCATCTGTGTACACTCCCACCTCCGCCTGAGGTGACTGTTCTGGGAATTTTACCTAGTCTGCTTACAAAGGGCCCTGAAGCTACAATGCATTATCTGTATAACAAGCTTGGCAGTGCATTCACGGTCAGTTTTCTCTGGAAAAGGACAACCTTCTTGGTTGGGCAGGAGGCATCAACTGTTTTCTTCCAAGGCTCGGAGTCAGAAGTTACACAAGGAAATACAAATGAGTTCACCGTGCCCATGTTTGGAAGCGAGATGGGCTTCGCGGTAGATTACGCTACTCGAATGGAGCAGACTCGCTTCTTTGTTGAGTCTCTAAGGCCCGCACAACTCAGAAGCTATGTTGATCCCATGCTTGAAGAAGTTGAG AGCTTCTTTGCCAAATGGAAAGAAGAAGGGGTTGTTGACCTCAAGTATGAGTTTGAGGAGCTACTGATGCTGATCTCAAGCCGATGCCTTGTTGGAAAAGAGGTCCGTGAGAAGATGTTCGGCCAGTTCTGCACATTGTATCATCAAATAGAGGAAGGGGTGAACTTTGTCAGCTTCATGTTCCCATACATGCCAACTCCAGTGAACCGCCGGCGTGACAGAGCACAGATGAAGCTTACAGGTATTCTGGCTGACGTTGTGAGGTCACGTAAGAGCTTCAACCGTGTGGAGGAAGATGTCCTCCAGCGTTTTATTGATTCAACATATAAAGATGGCCATGGCACAAATGAACGAGAGGTCAGCCAGATGATACTCGGCTTGATTTTTGCTGGAAAACACACAAGTGCAATGACTACGACATGGACTGCAGCTTGCCTTTTGAGCCATGCAAAGTCTTTTAATGCAGCTTTAGAGGAGCAAAAGGAAATAATCAGTAAACACAGTGAGAAGATAGACTACAGTGTCATATCAGAGATGGGCATCCTGCATAGCTGCATCAAGGAGGCGGCACGGTTGCACCCTGCGCTCCCAACGTTGGTCCGCCAGGTAAAGAAGGACATCACCGTGCGTACAAAAGAGggcatggaatatggtgtttcgaGAGGTCACACCTTAGTAAACCTTGTTATGGTGAATGGTAAGTTGCCACACATTTACAAGGATCCTGAAGTGTATGATCCAAATCGGTTTCGTCCCGGAAGGGAGGAGGACAAAGTTGGTGGGAAATTCTCCTACACATCTTTCGGTGGTGGAAGGCATGCGTGTGGTGGAGAGGCTTATGCATACATGCAAATCAAAATTATATTCAGCTATTTGCTGAGGAATTTTGAAATGGAGCTGATTTCTCCATTTCCCAAGCCAGATTGGACCAAGTTTCTGCCAGAGCCTAAAGGGAAAGTCATGGTAAGCTACAAGAGACGTCGTCTGCCAACCAACTAA